From Glycine max cultivar Williams 82 chromosome 11, Glycine_max_v4.0, whole genome shotgun sequence, the proteins below share one genomic window:
- the LOC100779185 gene encoding uncharacterized protein isoform X1 yields the protein MDTLSRIRFLPTCYSLQFPKISALSRFPNAFSTATPLVSVLRVRAGPPSVSDTDEDVLQIFFKERELNGDFISRASDLLWRRDFRSSGDYDISELTDNTSQQIEQIIETDSDGGFLKLTRTQEWLTGDNSPPINKKVTAKALQDSSARRMKLNMLKYESLKRELLLLSVGIGLACSGYCLVIFSVQAAISYAIGVLFSCLYLQLLYQHADNLSSEDVPQIFKKKKSKKIGIRSEDLEDFLERTIKGSGISLSSPRLVIPATIYGLWILFHQYFTNDIFDFQLVPAMFGMFVYKAAVLVQAYRDNEGLRFVFPENEDGSSY from the exons ATGGATACCCTTTCAAGGATTAGATTCCTCCCCACTTGTTACAGTCTTCAGTTCCCAAAAATCTCTGCATTATCTCGTTTCCCAAATGCTTTTTCCACAGCCACTCCCCTGGTTTCAGTGCTAAGAGTAAGAGCTGGTCCTCCTTCAG TGAGTGATACAGATGAGGATGTcttgcaaatattttttaaggagaGAGAATTAAATGGGGATTTTATATCAAGAGCTTCCGATTTATTATGGAGAAGAGATTTCAGAAGTTCTGGTGATTATGATATTAGCGAGCTCACCGACAACACTTCTCAACAAATAGAGCAG aTCATAGAGACTGACAGTGATGGTGGTTTTTTGAAACTTACAAGAACCCAAGAGTGGCTAACAGGTGACAATTCTCCACCAATAAACAAGAAGGTGACTGCTAAG GCATTACAGGACAGCAGTGCAAGACGCATGAAACTGAACATGCTCAAATATGAATCT CTCAAGAGGGAATTACTGCTTCTATCTGTGGGTATTGGACTGGCTTGTAGTGGATATTGCTTGGTTATTTTTTCCGTACAG GCTGCTATAAGTTATGCGATTGGAGTCCTTTTCAG TTGCTTGTACCTTCAACTCTTGTATCAACATGCAGACAACCTATCCAGTGAAGATGTTCCTCAAATATTCAAGAAAAAGAAGTCGAAGAA AATTGGTATAAGAAGTGAAGACCTTGAAGATTTCTTGGAGAGGACAATCAAGGGTAGCGGTATATCTCTTTCATCTCCCAGGCTAGTTATTCCAGCAACAATATATGGGCTTTGGATTCTGTTTCATCAGTATTTTACCAATGACATTTTTGATTTCCAG CTTGTGCCAGCCATGTTCGGAATGTTTGTCTACAAGGCTGCTGTTCTGGTGCAAGCTTATAGAGACAATGAAGGTTTACGGTTTGTATTTCCCGAAAATGAAGATGGATCAAGctattga
- the LOC100779185 gene encoding uncharacterized protein isoform X2 produces MDTLSRIRFLPTCYSLQFPKISALSRFPNAFSTATPLVSVLRVRAGPPSVSDTDEDVLQIFFKERELNGDFISRASDLLWRRDFRSSGDYDISELTDNTSQQIEQIIETDSDGGFLKLTRTQEWLTGDNSPPINKKVTAKLKRELLLLSVGIGLACSGYCLVIFSVQAAISYAIGVLFSCLYLQLLYQHADNLSSEDVPQIFKKKKSKKIGIRSEDLEDFLERTIKGSGISLSSPRLVIPATIYGLWILFHQYFTNDIFDFQLVPAMFGMFVYKAAVLVQAYRDNEGLRFVFPENEDGSSY; encoded by the exons ATGGATACCCTTTCAAGGATTAGATTCCTCCCCACTTGTTACAGTCTTCAGTTCCCAAAAATCTCTGCATTATCTCGTTTCCCAAATGCTTTTTCCACAGCCACTCCCCTGGTTTCAGTGCTAAGAGTAAGAGCTGGTCCTCCTTCAG TGAGTGATACAGATGAGGATGTcttgcaaatattttttaaggagaGAGAATTAAATGGGGATTTTATATCAAGAGCTTCCGATTTATTATGGAGAAGAGATTTCAGAAGTTCTGGTGATTATGATATTAGCGAGCTCACCGACAACACTTCTCAACAAATAGAGCAG aTCATAGAGACTGACAGTGATGGTGGTTTTTTGAAACTTACAAGAACCCAAGAGTGGCTAACAGGTGACAATTCTCCACCAATAAACAAGAAGGTGACTGCTAAG CTCAAGAGGGAATTACTGCTTCTATCTGTGGGTATTGGACTGGCTTGTAGTGGATATTGCTTGGTTATTTTTTCCGTACAG GCTGCTATAAGTTATGCGATTGGAGTCCTTTTCAG TTGCTTGTACCTTCAACTCTTGTATCAACATGCAGACAACCTATCCAGTGAAGATGTTCCTCAAATATTCAAGAAAAAGAAGTCGAAGAA AATTGGTATAAGAAGTGAAGACCTTGAAGATTTCTTGGAGAGGACAATCAAGGGTAGCGGTATATCTCTTTCATCTCCCAGGCTAGTTATTCCAGCAACAATATATGGGCTTTGGATTCTGTTTCATCAGTATTTTACCAATGACATTTTTGATTTCCAG CTTGTGCCAGCCATGTTCGGAATGTTTGTCTACAAGGCTGCTGTTCTGGTGCAAGCTTATAGAGACAATGAAGGTTTACGGTTTGTATTTCCCGAAAATGAAGATGGATCAAGctattga